The stretch of DNA CCGGGATTGGCTGGAATGTTCCTGCCGTGACTATTAACAAAGTGTGTTTGTCCGGGCTGACTGCCGTGATTGATGCCGCCCGCATGATTCGTAGCGGCGACGCCTCTGTAGTGGTTGCCGGCGGGCAGGAGTCGATGACGCAGGCCCCGCATATTCTGCCAGGCTCCCGTCAGGGCTGGACCTATGGTGCCATCCAAGCACTGGATGTGGCCGCGCACGATGGCTTGACCGATGCCTTTGACGCTGATTCCATGGGGCTCTCTACTGAGCGNGGGAACATTCGTCTGAATATTTCCCGCCTGGCGCAGGACGAAGTGGCTGCGGCGTCACACCAACGAGCCGCCGCAGCAGTGGCGGCAGGAGTCTTTGATGAGGAGATTGTCCCTGTCATCGTTCCCCAGCGGAAGGGCGAACCGCTGGTGTTGAGCAGCGATGAGGGCATTCGTCCGCAGACAACTGCAGCGACTCTTGCCGGCCTGCGCCCAGCATTTACGGCCGACGGCGCCATTACCGCTGGCAACTCCTCTCCCCTATCCGACGGGGCTAGCGCCCTTGTGCTAGCCTCACGTGCCTATGCCGAAGAGCACAATCTGCCCTGGCTTGCTGTTGTTGGCGCNCCCGGTCAGGTGGCCGGACCAGATAATTCCCTGCACTCCCAGCCTTCCCACGCGATATCNAAAGCCCTAGACACAGCAGGCTGGGACGTTGCCGAGTTGGACTTCATTGAAATCAATGAGGCTTTTGGCTCCGTGGCGGTCCAGTCTTTGCGGGATCTTGGCCTTCCACTGGAGAAGTGCAACATCCATGGTGGCGCCATTGCCCTGGGTCACCCCATCGGCTCGTCCGGGGCACGCCTTGCCCTGCATGCAGCACTTGAGCTGAGCCGACGCGGATCTGGTAAGGCTGCGGTGTCCCTATGCGGCGGCGGCGGTCANGGAGAGGCACTGCTTTTGTTCCGGGATGCGTAATGGGCGCTGGGCTCTCAGCCGGGTCAGGGCTCTCAGCCGGGTCAGGGACTGAAAGTGGCTTTACACTAACGGGCCACACCCGTGTCACGGCTGATGCGGCCAGATACGGACTATCGGTGGAGATCTTTGGACGCCCAGCAGCGAATTCACTCACGGAAGCTGCAGAGTCCCTGGGTATTGAGCCTTCAGACATAGTAAAGTCCTTGGTTCTCAAGCGCAGTGATGGCAGCTTTCTCTTCGCATTGGTGCCCGGCGGCCGGTCCATTTCATGGCCTAAACTACGTGCTGTAGTTGGTGTTAACAAACTACAGATGCCNCCTGCCGCAGAAGCTTTGGCGGCCACAGGTTACGAACGTGGCACCATCACTCCNCTAGGTAGTACAACCGCGTGGCCCGTATACGTTGACAGGGCCATTGTGGGGCGCCGGGTTGCCATGGGAGCTGGCGAACACGGCTACAGTTTGTTCGTCGAAGCCGACTCCCTCATCGAAGCCTTGCACGCCACGGTCGCAGATATTTCCGTCCTTCAGTAGCAAGCTGGTTCTGGTGTTCACCGGTGAACAGAGCATCGGGGCTAGAGACGTCTATGAGCACACAGAAAAGCCCCGCACCAACCGGTACGGGGCTTCTATGAAAGGCTAAAGAGATTACTTGAGGGTAACCGTGGCGCCGGCAGCTTCGAGAGCGTCCTTGGCCTTCTCAGCAGCTTCCTTGGTTGCACCTTCAAGAACGGCCTTGGGAGCCGAGTCAACGACCTCCTTGGCTTCCTTCAGACCCAAAGAAGTGATCGCGCGAACTTCCTTGATAACAGCGATCTTCTTCTCGCCAGCTGATTCGAGGATAACGTCGAATTCAGTCTGCTCTGCTTCTTCTTCAGCTGCGCCACCGGCGGGGCCAGCAACTGCAACAGCTGCTGCAGTTACTTCGAAGGTCTCTTCGAAGAGCGTGACGAACTCGGAGAGCTCGATGATGGTCAGTTCCTTGAAAGCTGCGAGCTCGTCCTTAGCCATGGCGGTTGGCCTATTAGGGCCGAATCCGTCCTCATGGATTTAGGGAAAACTATGGGGCTGGGCCCAGCTTGCCAGGTTCCAGAAAAACGCGTCAACGGTTTTCCTCGCCAGCAAGTGAGGACTAAGCCTCGGTGGCCTCGGCAGCGGGAGCCTCTTCGGCAACCGGCGCTTCTTCAGCGGCGGGTGCTTCCTCAGCGGCCGGAGCCTCTTCAACGGGAGCGCCTTCGGCAAGCTTGGCACGCAGGGCGTCGAGGGTGCGNNCAGCGGCGGCCATCGGAGCCTTGAGGATGCCAGCAACCTTGGCCAGCTGCAGTTCGCGAGACTCGAGGGCTGCCAGTGCGGCTACCTGAGAAGCATCGAGAGATTTGCCTTCGAAGAAACCGGTCTTAATGATCAGCTGCTTGTTGGCTTTTGCAAAATCCGTGAGGCTCTTTGCTGCTGCAACAGCGTCACCCTTGATGAAAGCAATGGCGGTAGGGCCGGTCAGCTGACCCTCGAAAGCGTCAACACCAGCTTCCTTGGCCGCAATGGCTGTCAGAGTGTTCTTTACAACCGAGAACTTGGTGTCCTGGCCGAGAGAAACGCGCAGCTCCTTGAGCTGAGCTACGGTGAGCCCACGGTATTCGGTTAGGACTGCAGCAGTTGAATCATTGAAATCCTGTGTGATTTCTGCAACTGCAGCCACCTTTGTTGGCGTTGCCATAACCCTCCTTCCGGGAATTAGTGCCGGTCTTTACCTGTCCTGCCCAACACCAGCAAGCTGGAGGATGGACAAACAAAACGCCCCGCACAGATGTACGGGGCGTTTTTCGCAGCGGATCCATGGGTTTTATCCCGGTTCAACACTGCTCAGAAGCTTTGTGCACCTGCGCTGGCCGTCCATGTAAGGACTTTTCGTATGCAAACCGGCCCGGTTCCAACGCAATAAGATGCATGTTGCACTTACCTGCTGGGGTGGTTGACATCGACCGACGGTCTTTGGTTCTTAAAGGTTACAGGACAACTAGTGCAGACACCAAATCCATGTGGGGTGTTCGCTGGCTCAGGAGTAAACCTTGTGCAAAGTTTTCGCAAAGCTTCTTTCTAGAGCGCGTTCTAGAGCGCGTCGAAATCCTTGCGCCACTGTCCTGTCATTCCGGCACTGACGTAGCCAAGTTGGGCGTTGACGCCAAGCATGTACGAATGTTCGGGTGCATTCCAGGTGTAGATGGTCTTTGTCTGTGGAAATTCGCGCATCAGTAGTTCCATGTTCGCTACCTTGATCTGAAGCCCAACATCCTTACCTTTGTGCTCCTGCTCCACCACGGTGTCATCTTGGAACGCTACATCCCCACGGTGGCCCAGGATTGAAATCGAGGTGAACCCCACCAACCTGCCCGAGTCAAGACACTGCGCGGCACTGACCATTGTGTGCCGGCCGGTGAGCGCTGAAAGTTCTTCCGCCTCACGTAACTTGGCGACATCCCAAGACTCCTGGATCACCTCGTCGTGAAGACTCAAACCCTTTTCTAAACGTGCGATCTCTTGAGCCCACTCTTCGGGGCAGTTGTCCATCCACTGGTGCACAACGTAGGAAGACTGATGCGTCGCGGAGGCTTTCTTGGCCAGCTCTAAGGTGAGGCCCTGTTGCAGCGGCAGCGCACATGAACTGAACTTTTCTACCCGCTCCAAATCGTATCCAGCACTGTAGGCAAAGCGAGCTTCCCTGCTGCTCAGCGGCAGTGCCCCTGNTCCGAGGCTCGCTTTGATGGGATCAGTTGCATCGTTTTCCAGAGCGGCTGCAGGGTGGTTTGTTTCTACCATCACAATCCGCCGATTCTCACCCTTAACAAACAATTCGGCGGCTTCTAGGAGCTTACGCCCCGTCCCCAAGCCAGCAGCAGCAGGAATCACGTCCAAGGTCACATGCGCCAGCTCGGTGTGCTCATCCAGCGGTAATGCTATGCCAGCGCGGCCCACAATCTCCCCGCCGTNGCGTGCCACCAGCACCACATACCACTCGTAGGGGTCGTGGCATTGGGCGAACAATTCTTCGGCCGTATATGCCAGTTCGTCGTTTCCCCAGGTGTGAACACGCACTAGGCGGGATACTTCAACGGCTTGGCGAAAGTCTGCCGCAGAGTGCCCCTCCAACGTCTCCGGGATCCGCAATTGCTCGATGGTCGTTTCGGTCATGGCTTGATTACCCCACAGTTAACTTTCCTTGAGGCCGCACCATGACATAGTCATGCTCGACCTTCTTCCCCAATTGAAAACTTCTGGTTCCTACAATCGCGAACCCATGTTTAGCGTAGAAACGTTGAGCACGCACATTTTCACTGTTCACGCCCAGCCACGCTTGCCTCTTGCCGTGGACGGCAATCCAGTCCAGGCTCACCTGCATCACCTGGCCACCGATACCAGTTCCATGAACGTCCGGGTGTGCATAACATTTGCTCACCTCAATGGCCTCCGCACCGAAGACCACGGCAGCCACATCTGAATCCGACGGCGGCGCGTCCACCAACATCGTATAGGCCAGTAGGCGCCCGTCACCTTCCACGGCGCCTTCCTGGGCAACAAAGAGCACCCGCACGGGGTCCGCTAGATACGTGGCGAATACTTCTTGGCTCAGATTCGCAGTGACAAACGCAGCAATCTCAGCCATCGGGCTGCTGGGCGGGCACGCCAGCGGAAAAGTTACTGCAGCCAACTGCGCCAAGGCGTAGGCGTCTGTTGCCGTGGCCTCTCGGATAGTGGCTTTCATGCACGTACTCCTTGTCCCGCCAACCTGCTGTCAGTGGCGGCTCTCATCTACCAGCTTACAAAGAAAGGACCGTTGTGGCAAACGCCACAACGGTCCTTAGCTTTATAAATTCTCAGGACTAGCCCTCGATGACAACCTTCGTTGCTGCAGGGTCAACCGGGATGCCGGGGCCGAACGTCGTGGAGACGGTGGCCTTCTGCAGGTAGCGGCCCTTGGAAGCTGAAGGCTTCAAACGAAGCACCTCTTCCAGAGCAGCTGCGTAGTTCTCGCCCAACTTCACGGCGTCGAAAGAAACCTTGCCGATGATGAAGTGCAGGTTGGAGTGCTTGTCGACGCGGAAGTCGATCTTTCCACCCTTGATGTCATTGACAGCCTTGGCGACGTCGTTGGTGACGGTACCTGTCTTGGGGTTAGGCATGAGGTTACGAGGACCCAATACCTTACCCAAACGGCCAACCTTACCCATGAGGTCAGGTGTAGCAACGGCTGCATCGAAGTCGGTCCAGCCGCCCTGGATCTNTTCGATCAGGTCGTCGGTGCCAACAAAGTCGGCGCCAGCTGCGATGGCAGCTTCGGCACGCTCACCTGTTGCGAAAACCAGGACGCGGGCAGTCTTACCGGTACCGTGAGGCAGGTTGACTGTGCCACGGATCATCTGATCGGCCTTGCGAGGATCTACACCCAAGCGGAAGGCAACCTCAACGGTGGCGTCGAACTTGGACGGGTTGGTGTCCTTGGCGAGCTTGATGGCGTCGAAGGGTGCGTATGTGGTATCCACATTGATCTTCGCCTGAGCTGCCTCATATGCTTTACTGCGCTTTGCCATGCTGCGTTTCTCCTTGTGCAGTTGTGGTCATTAGGACCGCGCGGGCCCTGCCACTACGTCCGCCGCTACCCACCCAAGGTGAGCTGTACGGCGTCGTTCTTAAATGTTTTGTGTGCCCAAACGGGCGTAAAGCGAAAGTCGAAAAGACTTAAGCTTCGACGGTGATACCCATGGAACGGGCGGTGCCGGCGATGATCTTCTCGGCGCCTTCGATGCTGGTTGCGTTGAGGTCAACCATCTTCTGGGTGGCGATCTCGGTGACCTGTGCCTTGGTCAGGTTCGCAACCTTGACGGTGTGCGGAGTACCTGAACCCTTAGCAACGCCTGCAGCCTNTTTGATGAGCTCTGCAGCCGGCGGGGTCTTGGTGATGAACGTGAATGAACGGTCTTCATAAACCGTAATTTCAACGGGGATAACGTTTCCGCGCTGGGATTCCGTGGCAGCGTTGTACGCCTTGCAGAATTCCATGATGTTCACGCCGTGCTGACCAAGCGCGGGACCAATGGGCGGTGCCGGGTTAGCGGCGCCTGCCTGGATCTGCAGCTTGATAAGGCCGGTGACCTNTTTCTTGGGAGCCAATGTAGGGTCCTTCTCTCAATAACTTTTCCATAGGACGACGGAGCGCGTCCTAGGTGGTTGGCCGAATGGCGTCCGGCCGGACGTTTCACATAGAGCTAAGCAAGCCCCACGCGAAACGAAATTTAGGGGCAACTAGATCTTGGTGACCTGGTTGAAAGCAAGCGTGACGGGAGTTTCGCGCTCGAAGATCGAAACCAGCACCACGAGTTGCTGCGCTTCGGGCTTGATTTCAGAGATCGAGGCAGAGAGACCTTCGAAGGGTCCGTCCTTGACGATGACGGCTTCGCCAACCTCAAAGTCGATCTCGGCGTCGCTGGGATCGTGACGCAACGGTACGCCGCTCTCTTCTGCCTGCTGCTCTTCGAAGATGGGAGCAAGCATGGAGAAGACTTCATCCAACCGCAGCGGGACAGGGTTGTGGGCGTTGCCAACGAATCCTGTGACACCAGNGGTGTGGCGGACAACGCCCCACGATGCGTCGGTGAGATCCATGCGAACCAACACGTAGCCGGGGATCCTCACACGGTTAACAACCTTGCGCTGGGCATTCTTGATCTCCACGACTTCTTCCATGGGGACCTGAATTTCGAAGATGTAATCTTCCATGTTCAGCGACAGGCTGCGTGATTCAAGGTTTACCTTGACGCGGTTTTCATACCCTGCGTAGGAGTGGATGACGTACCAGTCACCCTCTTGGCGGCGCAGCATGGCCTTGAATTCTTCTGCCGGGTCAACCTCAGGCTCAATAGCTGCATCAGGCTCAGCGGCTTCCTCGCCCTCAGCGCTAGCTACGGCGTCGG from Arthrobacter polaris encodes:
- a CDS encoding acetyl-CoA C-acetyltransferase codes for the protein MTVQANDVVILAGARTPQGRLNGQLAPFSAVELGAKAIAAALTRSGINATDIDQVIMGQVLQAGAGQNPARQSAVGAGIGWNVPAVTINKVCLSGLTAVIDAARMIRSGDASVVVAGGQESMTQAPHILPGSRQGWTYGAIQALDVAAHDGLTDAFDADSMGLSTERGNIRLNISRLAQDEVAAASHQRAAAAVAAGVFDEEIVPVIVPQRKGEPLVLSSDEGIRPQTTAATLAGLRPAFTADGAITAGNSSPLSDGASALVLASRAYAEEHNLPWLAVVGAPGQVAGPDNSLHSQPSHAISKALDTAGWDVAELDFIEINEAFGSVAVQSLRDLGLPLEKCNIHGGAIALGHPIGSSGARLALHAALELSRRGSGKAAVSLCGGGGXGEALLLFRDA
- a CDS encoding aminoacyl-tRNA deacylase produces the protein MGAGLSAGSGLSAGSGTESGFTLTGHTRVTADAARYGLSVEIFGRPAANSLTEAAESLGIEPSDIVKSLVLKRSDGSFLFALVPGGRSISWPKLRAVVGVNKLQMPPAAEALAATGYERGTITPLGSTTAWPVYVDRAIVGRRVAMGAGEHGYSLFVEADSLIEALHATVADISVLQ
- the rplL gene encoding 50S ribosomal protein L7/L12: MAKDELAAFKELTIIELSEFVTLFEETFEVTAAAVAVAGPAGGAAEEEAEQTEFDVILESAGEKKIAVIKEVRAITSLGLKEAKEVVDSAPKAVLEGATKEAAEKAKDALEAAGATVTLK
- the rplJ gene encoding 50S ribosomal protein L10 codes for the protein MATPTKVAAVAEITQDFNDSTAAVLTEYRGLTVAQLKELRVSLGQDTKFSVVKNTLTAIAAKEAGVDAFEGQLTGPTAIAFIKGDAVAAAKSLTDFAKANKQLIIKTGFFEGKSLDASQVAALAALESRELQLAKVAGILKAPMAAAXRTLDALRAKLAEGAPVEEAPAAEEAPAAEEAPVAEEAPAAEATEA
- a CDS encoding GNAT family N-acetyltransferase, yielding MTETTIEQLRIPETLEGHSAADFRQAVEVSRLVRVHTWGNDELAYTAEELFAQCHDPYEWYVVLVARXGGEIVGRAGIALPLDEHTELAHVTLDVIPAAAGLGTGRKLLEAAELFVKGENRRIVMVETNHPAAALENDATDPIKASLGXGALPLSSREARFAYSAGYDLERVEKFSSCALPLQQGLTLELAKKASATHQSSYVVHQWMDNCPEEWAQEIARLEKGLSLHDEVIQESWDVAKLREAEELSALTGRHTMVSAAQCLDSGRLVGFTSISILGHRGDVAFQDDTVVEQEHKGKDVGLQIKVANMELLMREFPQTKTIYTWNAPEHSYMLGVNAQLGYVSAGMTGQWRKDFDAL
- a CDS encoding GNAT family N-acetyltransferase, with the protein product MKATIREATATDAYALAQLAAVTFPLACPPSSPMAEIAAFVTANLSQEVFATYLADPVRVLFVAQEGAVEGDGRLLAYTMLVDAPPSDSDVAAVVFGAEAIEVSKCYAHPDVHGTGIGGQVMQVSLDWIAVHGKRQAWLGVNSENVRAQRFYAKHGFAIVGTRSFQLGKKVEHDYVMVRPQGKLTVG
- the rplA gene encoding 50S ribosomal protein L1, translated to MAKRSKAYEAAQAKINVDTTYAPFDAIKLAKDTNPSKFDATVEVAFRLGVDPRKADQMIRGTVNLPHGTGKTARVLVFATGERAEAAIAAGADFVGTDDLIEXIQGGWTDFDAAVATPDLMGKVGRLGKVLGPRNLMPNPKTGTVTNDVAKAVNDIKGGKIDFRVDKHSNLHFIIGKVSFDAVKLGENYAAALEEVLRLKPSASKGRYLQKATVSTTFGPGIPVDPAATKVVIEG
- the rplK gene encoding 50S ribosomal protein L11, which gives rise to MAPKKXVTGLIKLQIQAGAANPAPPIGPALGQHGVNIMEFCKAYNAATESQRGNVIPVEITVYEDRSFTFITKTPPAAELIKXAAGVAKGSGTPHTVKVANLTKAQVTEIATQKMVDLNATSIEGAEKIIAGTARSMGITVEA
- the nusG gene encoding transcription termination/antitermination protein NusG, whose protein sequence is MSELEPEATYSEQDQDTVVADAANNADLDAPKADVVTDEAPSVTDAVASAEGEEAAEPDAAIEPEVDPAEEFKAMLRRQEGDWYVIHSYAGYENRVKVNLESRSLSLNMEDYIFEIQVPMEEVVEIKNAQRKVVNRVRIPGYVLVRMDLTDASWGVVRHTXGVTGFVGNAHNPVPLRLDEVFSMLAPIFEEQQAEESGVPLRHDPSDAEIDFEVGEAVIVKDGPFEGLSASISEIKPEAQQLVVLVSIFERETPVTLAFNQVTKI